From Chthonomonas sp., the proteins below share one genomic window:
- a CDS encoding ATP-dependent DNA helicase yields MPNAPELMDAAFARLAEKPGMEVRESQLQLARLISDCINMGCHGAFEAPTGLGKSFAGLVPAIAHALASEKRIVIATFTNVLTEQYWRKDLPFALSLFDDRPSTQLLLGRQRFACLAQVAGVDPQLGEQLQQSGGLGIESEFRGKTKMKQKEFAQLWKQVSAPPTCPARACEFYDKCFYYEARRRSANASLVITNQSVVIQDALLKATTGGEANMLGDYDYLIVDEAHDFHSAAQGGLEFEISESVLRQQASMAMRIFESCRALAMAAEWEPHWRRVLELVMDTFSYATTTIGDLHRDYQGRALVAAMPPELYDALKQMHLPAGETRVEQVTSSLAANLKRFLRAAEKILGPANPGAKRGEQVEVERQVHNYRGYLDDFAGRCELFMAPAGTAISYVGGSSRSPILRNDLVELGPTLSELIWQKVPTTCMSATLAVDHSFEFIGDTIGFRPEVTEILPSPFDFPSSMSAYVPEKGRIPDPTAARQGDFEAEYFTAIAAEIQTIIELVGGRTLCLFHSRREMEAVAERVTLPEWLPVFTQASGAVSTIGDKFKKDPHASLFGLRSFWTGFDAPGDTLSCVIVVRIPFEVPIEPLQIARQAWMGLNQRDSFQEWTIPSAKMLMRQGIGRLIRKDGDRGLVALLDPRLTLKPYGESFLENLPDGVRSFSEAADAVGHVGFSFLEA; encoded by the coding sequence ATGCCCAACGCCCCCGAACTCATGGACGCCGCCTTTGCGCGACTCGCCGAAAAGCCTGGCATGGAAGTGCGCGAGTCGCAATTGCAGCTCGCGAGGCTCATCAGCGACTGCATCAACATGGGTTGCCACGGCGCGTTTGAAGCGCCCACCGGACTGGGGAAATCCTTTGCCGGCCTGGTTCCCGCCATTGCCCACGCGCTCGCTAGCGAAAAGCGCATCGTCATCGCGACGTTTACCAATGTGCTGACCGAGCAGTATTGGCGCAAAGACTTGCCGTTCGCGCTCAGCCTGTTTGATGACCGTCCGAGCACGCAACTGCTGCTCGGTCGGCAGCGGTTCGCCTGCCTTGCTCAAGTTGCCGGAGTCGATCCGCAACTTGGCGAGCAACTGCAGCAATCCGGCGGGCTCGGCATCGAAAGCGAGTTCCGCGGCAAAACGAAAATGAAGCAAAAGGAGTTCGCGCAACTCTGGAAGCAAGTGTCGGCTCCTCCCACCTGCCCGGCGCGCGCCTGCGAATTCTACGATAAGTGCTTCTACTACGAGGCGCGGCGACGTTCGGCCAACGCCAGCCTGGTCATCACGAATCAGTCGGTGGTGATTCAGGACGCCTTGCTCAAGGCGACCACTGGCGGCGAAGCCAACATGCTCGGCGACTACGACTACCTGATCGTGGACGAAGCGCACGACTTCCATTCTGCCGCGCAAGGCGGCCTCGAATTCGAGATCAGCGAATCGGTGCTGCGGCAGCAAGCGAGCATGGCCATGCGTATTTTCGAGTCCTGTCGCGCCCTGGCCATGGCCGCCGAGTGGGAGCCGCATTGGCGGCGCGTGCTGGAGTTGGTGATGGACACCTTTAGCTATGCCACCACCACCATTGGCGACCTGCACCGCGACTATCAGGGCCGCGCGTTGGTCGCCGCGATGCCGCCCGAGCTGTATGACGCGCTGAAGCAGATGCACCTGCCCGCCGGCGAAACACGCGTGGAGCAAGTCACCAGTTCCCTCGCCGCCAATCTCAAGCGATTCCTGCGGGCGGCGGAAAAGATCCTCGGCCCGGCCAACCCCGGCGCAAAGCGTGGTGAACAGGTCGAAGTCGAGCGCCAGGTCCACAACTATCGCGGCTACCTCGATGACTTTGCCGGACGCTGCGAGCTCTTTATGGCGCCCGCGGGGACGGCGATCAGCTACGTCGGCGGTTCCAGCCGGTCGCCCATTCTGCGCAACGACCTCGTGGAACTCGGCCCAACCCTGAGCGAGTTGATCTGGCAGAAGGTGCCGACCACCTGCATGTCGGCCACGCTTGCGGTTGACCACAGTTTCGAGTTTATCGGCGACACCATTGGTTTTCGGCCTGAAGTCACGGAGATTCTCCCATCGCCGTTCGACTTCCCCAGTTCGATGTCCGCGTACGTTCCCGAGAAGGGTCGAATTCCCGATCCCACAGCCGCGCGGCAAGGCGATTTCGAAGCCGAGTATTTCACCGCCATTGCCGCCGAAATCCAGACGATCATTGAGCTGGTGGGCGGGCGCACCCTTTGCCTATTCCACTCGCGCCGCGAAATGGAGGCCGTGGCCGAACGGGTGACGCTGCCCGAGTGGCTCCCGGTTTTCACCCAAGCCAGCGGGGCGGTGAGCACCATCGGCGACAAGTTCAAAAAGGACCCTCACGCCAGCCTGTTCGGACTCCGCTCGTTTTGGACTGGCTTCGACGCGCCCGGCGACACGCTCAGTTGCGTCATCGTGGTGCGCATTCCGTTTGAGGTGCCGATCGAGCCGCTCCAGATTGCCCGACAAGCGTGGATGGGCCTCAACCAGCGCGACAGCTTCCAGGAATGGACAATCCCGAGCGCCAAGATGCTGATGCGCCAGGGAATTGGCCGCCTTATCCGCAAAGATGGCGATCGCGGTTTGGTCGCGCTTCTCGACCCCCGCCTGACGCTGAAGCCCTACGGCGAGAGCTTTTTGGAGAACCTCCCCGATGGCGTGCGGTCGTTCTCCGAGGCCGCAGATGCGGTCGGGCACGTGGGCTTTAGTTTCCTGGAAGCTTAG
- a CDS encoding acyltransferase, protein MNRSDYFARLRAAGVSLPMLLIREVLFKLAGKRIRADHRVQIRGLKNIQTKGHLEIATEYVGFMSPREGTWVNVQGEMVVNDFFALGRGCRVDVAPGGKLILHGGRVTANTTFIATSHVEIGRGCTISWGVEFLDTDFHTLSYDGKTDRDPSIVIGERAWIGAHAKILKGVRIGNGCVIAANSVVTKSFDGDNLLIGGNPARVLRENVSWQ, encoded by the coding sequence GTGAACCGTTCTGATTACTTTGCCCGGCTGCGCGCGGCGGGAGTGTCGTTGCCGATGCTGCTGATTCGCGAGGTGCTGTTTAAGCTGGCGGGCAAGCGCATCCGCGCGGACCACCGCGTGCAGATCCGCGGCCTCAAAAACATCCAGACCAAAGGTCATTTGGAAATCGCGACCGAGTACGTGGGCTTCATGTCGCCGCGCGAAGGAACCTGGGTGAACGTGCAAGGTGAGATGGTGGTGAACGACTTTTTTGCCTTGGGCCGAGGCTGCCGCGTGGATGTTGCCCCGGGTGGCAAGCTGATTTTGCACGGCGGTCGGGTGACGGCGAACACCACGTTCATCGCCACCAGTCACGTCGAAATTGGGCGCGGCTGCACGATTTCGTGGGGCGTGGAGTTTCTGGATACCGACTTTCACACGCTGAGCTACGACGGCAAAACGGACCGCGACCCGAGCATCGTCATTGGCGAGCGAGCCTGGATCGGGGCTCACGCCAAGATTCTCAAAGGCGTGCGCATTGGCAACGGGTGTGTCATCGCCGCGAACAGCGTGGTGACCAAATCGTTTGACGGCGACAACTTGCTGATCGGCGGAAACCCGGCCCGCGTCCTTCGCGAAAACGTCTCCTGGCAGTAA
- a CDS encoding aminoacetone oxidase family FAD-binding enzyme: MVIVVGAGAAGIFAAWRAAQCGHRVVLLEKTARIGTKILISGGGKCNICHAGPIEDVLRAFRKNEALFLRPAMYRFSNEQVVDLFTSRGLEVYTRPNGRIFPVDKTAKDVVAILDRVLRDAGVEVRVETPVLGLIIEDGRCLGVRLGSGEELRGEAVILTVGGKSYPNSGTTGDGYPWVRAAGHTLVPIRAALAPMRTDPARPELSGVSFRDCLLKARAGGKEIARWRDDLLMTHRGVSGPTVLGLSRECAEATGPVELLTDCRPDQSYEAVSEELVRWCQIHPKRTIKRWLEETVAASLVTELLRSAQVDGETLATNLGKKERNRLVEVTKNWPLGGVAEVILDKGEVVAGGVALDEVDPHTMRSRKCERLFLAGEILDVAGPVGGYNLQAAFSTGWVAGDSVSKNP, from the coding sequence ATGGTGATTGTGGTGGGAGCGGGCGCGGCGGGCATCTTTGCGGCGTGGCGCGCGGCTCAGTGCGGTCACCGCGTGGTGCTGCTGGAAAAGACCGCCCGCATCGGCACCAAGATTTTGATCTCGGGCGGCGGCAAGTGCAACATCTGCCACGCCGGTCCGATTGAGGACGTGCTCCGAGCGTTCCGCAAGAACGAAGCCCTGTTCCTGCGTCCGGCCATGTACCGCTTTTCCAACGAGCAGGTGGTGGACCTGTTCACCTCGCGCGGGCTGGAGGTTTACACGCGGCCCAACGGACGCATTTTCCCGGTGGACAAGACCGCGAAGGACGTGGTCGCGATTTTGGATCGAGTGCTGCGCGATGCCGGCGTCGAGGTCCGTGTAGAGACCCCAGTCTTGGGCCTGATTATCGAGGACGGTCGTTGCCTGGGTGTGCGGCTCGGCTCGGGGGAGGAACTCCGAGGCGAGGCCGTGATTCTGACGGTGGGCGGGAAGTCGTATCCCAACTCGGGCACCACCGGCGACGGATACCCGTGGGTGCGGGCCGCCGGACACACGCTGGTCCCGATTCGCGCCGCCCTGGCGCCCATGCGCACCGATCCCGCGCGCCCCGAGCTGAGTGGCGTCTCGTTTCGCGATTGCCTGCTCAAGGCGCGAGCGGGCGGCAAGGAAATCGCGCGCTGGCGAGACGACTTGCTGATGACCCACCGCGGCGTGAGCGGCCCAACCGTGCTCGGCCTGAGCCGAGAATGCGCCGAGGCGACCGGGCCGGTCGAACTGCTGACCGACTGCCGTCCCGACCAAAGCTACGAAGCGGTGAGCGAGGAACTTGTGCGGTGGTGTCAGATTCACCCCAAGCGCACCATCAAGCGGTGGCTGGAGGAGACGGTAGCGGCGAGCTTGGTGACGGAACTGCTTCGCTCCGCGCAGGTGGATGGCGAGACGTTGGCCACGAACCTCGGCAAGAAAGAGCGCAATCGCCTGGTCGAGGTGACGAAGAATTGGCCGCTCGGCGGCGTCGCGGAAGTGATTTTGGACAAGGGCGAGGTGGTCGCGGGGGGCGTCGCCCTCGACGAGGTCGATCCGCACACGATGCGCTCGCGCAAGTGTGAGCGGCTGTTCCTCGCCGGCGAAATTCTGGATGTCGCGGGGCCGGTTGGCGGCTATAACTTGCAGGCGGCGTTTAGCACGGGTTGGGTCGCGGGCGACAGCGTGAGCAAAAACCCGTAA
- a CDS encoding phosphoribosylglycinamide formyltransferase translates to MVGILIGTKGRGSNMAALIQAGLPVALVVAPSPEAPGLARAAELGVPTLALDPRRDDLVAPLKAAGVTVLCLAGYLRLLPDSVLDAFPGRVLNIHPALLPRHGGKGMYGMHVHEAVVASGDTETGCTVHQVTSVYDDGQILGQLRCPVHPGDTANDVAARVLALEHELYPSVVRSLL, encoded by the coding sequence GTGGTCGGAATTCTCATCGGGACCAAGGGGCGCGGCTCCAACATGGCGGCGCTGATTCAGGCCGGGTTGCCCGTGGCCTTGGTGGTCGCGCCCAGCCCGGAGGCTCCCGGATTGGCGCGAGCCGCCGAGCTTGGCGTGCCGACTCTGGCGCTCGATCCGCGCCGCGACGACCTGGTCGCGCCGTTGAAGGCGGCGGGCGTCACGGTGCTGTGCTTGGCCGGTTACTTGCGGCTGCTGCCGGATTCCGTTTTGGACGCATTCCCGGGGCGGGTGCTGAACATCCACCCCGCGCTTTTGCCTCGCCACGGCGGCAAAGGTATGTACGGCATGCACGTGCACGAGGCCGTGGTTGCGAGCGGCGACACCGAGACCGGCTGCACGGTCCACCAAGTGACGTCCGTGTACGACGATGGCCAGATTCTCGGCCAACTGCGCTGCCCGGTGCATCCGGGTGACACCGCCAACGACGTTGCCGCGCGCGTGTTGGCCTTAGAACACGAGCTGTACCCAAGCGTGGTGAGGAGCCTGCTTTGA
- a CDS encoding PEP-CTERM sorting domain-containing protein (PEP-CTERM proteins occur, often in large numbers, in the proteomes of bacteria that also encode an exosortase, a predicted intramembrane cysteine proteinase. The presence of a PEP-CTERM domain at a protein's C-terminus predicts cleavage within the sorting domain, followed by covalent anchoring to some some component of the (usually Gram-negative) cell surface. Many PEP-CTERM proteins exhibit an unusual sequence composition that includes large numbers of potential glycosylation sites. Expression of one such protein has been shown restore the ability of a bacterium to form floc, a type of biofilm.), whose protein sequence is MKCFLSLALVASVGLASATSLTLKMVADDFFEAYISTSDAVQGTQFAAQVNTWQAGTVTGTVALTPGMTNYLHIRARDVFGAPSMIVGEASLSDAGFAFGNLTQNLLTNTTDWQVSLSGFGSGYVTPTLIGFNGGGPWGTQSGISLNAARIWSNQTAGEHYFTTAIRVVPEPASLLAFALGGLLVLRRKSK, encoded by the coding sequence ATGAAGTGCTTTTTGTCCCTTGCATTAGTGGCGAGTGTGGGCCTTGCTTCGGCCACCAGCCTCACCCTGAAAATGGTCGCCGACGACTTTTTTGAGGCGTACATTTCGACGTCGGACGCTGTACAGGGCACCCAGTTTGCCGCGCAAGTCAACACTTGGCAAGCCGGTACGGTCACCGGAACCGTCGCGCTGACGCCTGGCATGACCAACTACCTGCACATCCGTGCGCGCGACGTCTTTGGCGCGCCGTCGATGATCGTGGGCGAAGCGTCGCTCAGCGACGCGGGCTTTGCTTTCGGCAACCTGACGCAGAACCTGCTGACCAACACAACTGATTGGCAAGTAAGCCTCAGCGGATTCGGTAGCGGCTATGTTACGCCGACCCTGATCGGCTTTAATGGCGGCGGTCCGTGGGGCACGCAAAGCGGCATTTCGCTGAACGCGGCACGAATTTGGTCGAACCAAACTGCCGGCGAGCACTACTTCACGACGGCGATTCGCGTTGTTCCGGAACCGGCTTCGCTGCTGGCCTTCGCGCTGGGCGGTCTGCTGGTCCTTCGCCGCAAGAGCAAGTAA
- a CDS encoding response regulator has product MSTLRVLIADDDPIILLDLRQTLQALDYEIVGEATDGQQAVQMATQLQPDVCVFDVKMPIMDGIEAASLLSEQGVAPVVLLTAYSDRDLIQRAADAAVFGYLVKPFKPNDLPPAIEVARSRFEQNAELSKSVSNLEEKLEVRKLLDKAKGLLMQQQGISESEAYRRIQTQSMSNRKSMREVAEAILLASEV; this is encoded by the coding sequence ATGTCCACTTTGCGAGTTTTGATTGCCGACGACGACCCCATTATCCTGCTGGATTTGCGCCAGACGCTGCAAGCGCTGGACTATGAGATTGTGGGCGAGGCCACCGATGGCCAACAGGCCGTGCAAATGGCCACTCAACTCCAACCCGATGTCTGCGTGTTCGACGTCAAGATGCCGATTATGGATGGCATTGAGGCGGCGAGCCTGCTGAGCGAGCAGGGCGTGGCGCCGGTGGTGCTGCTCACCGCCTACTCGGATCGCGACCTCATTCAACGCGCCGCCGACGCGGCGGTGTTCGGTTATCTGGTTAAGCCGTTTAAGCCCAACGACCTGCCACCGGCGATTGAAGTCGCGCGGAGCCGGTTCGAGCAAAACGCCGAGCTCAGTAAGTCCGTTTCGAACCTGGAAGAAAAGCTCGAGGTCCGCAAGTTGCTCGACAAGGCCAAGGGGCTGTTGATGCAACAGCAAGGCATCAGCGAGTCGGAAGCTTATCGCCGGATTCAGACCCAGTCGATGAGCAACCGCAAAAGCATGCGCGAAGTCGCCGAAGCGATTCTCCTGGCTTCGGAAGTCTAA
- a CDS encoding bifunctional 5,10-methylenetetrahydrofolate dehydrogenase/5,10-methenyltetrahydrofolate cyclohydrolase, which produces MPLLLDGKFLATELRRELADRVAALVARGVTPRIEVVVASQDPASLAYVRMKRTWAEKAGMISGSWEVTAQTTQAELLAKIHELNADPSVHGVLIQHPLPKHLDEDAALLALGSAKDVDGITPDSLGRLVADLPGFRSATPLGIMRLLEHFGIACSGKRAIVIGRSVILGKPAALMLLQRHATVTIAHSRTENLAELVREHDIVVAAVGRAEMVRGEWLKPGAVVIDAGYNKVEGRSHDVGDCHFGSCAAVASAITPVPGGVGPMTVASLLLNTVEAAEHTAVH; this is translated from the coding sequence ATGCCCCTGCTCCTGGATGGTAAGTTTCTTGCGACCGAACTGAGGAGGGAATTGGCGGATCGCGTGGCTGCTTTGGTCGCTCGCGGAGTCACGCCGCGCATCGAAGTTGTGGTGGCCTCGCAAGATCCGGCGAGCCTCGCCTACGTGCGAATGAAGCGTACCTGGGCCGAGAAAGCCGGCATGATCAGCGGCTCGTGGGAAGTCACCGCCCAGACCACGCAAGCCGAACTCTTGGCCAAGATTCACGAATTGAATGCCGACCCCAGCGTGCATGGCGTGCTGATTCAGCACCCCTTGCCGAAGCACCTGGACGAGGACGCGGCGCTGCTCGCGTTGGGCTCGGCCAAAGACGTGGACGGCATCACGCCGGACAGCCTGGGCCGCCTGGTGGCCGATCTGCCCGGATTCCGCTCGGCCACGCCGCTTGGCATTATGCGGCTGCTGGAGCACTTTGGCATCGCGTGCTCGGGCAAGCGAGCCATCGTTATCGGCCGCAGCGTGATTTTGGGCAAGCCCGCCGCGCTGATGCTTTTGCAACGCCACGCAACGGTGACGATCGCTCACTCGCGGACTGAGAATCTGGCCGAGCTCGTGCGCGAGCACGACATTGTGGTCGCGGCAGTGGGTCGCGCGGAGATGGTTCGCGGCGAGTGGCTAAAGCCGGGCGCGGTGGTGATTGACGCCGGTTACAACAAGGTCGAGGGTCGCTCGCACGACGTCGGCGACTGCCATTTTGGAAGCTGCGCTGCGGTGGCCAGTGCGATCACGCCGGTGCCGGGCGGCGTCGGCCCGATGACGGTGGCGAGCCTGTTATTGAATACAGTTGAAGCCGCCGAGCACACGGCGGTACACTAG
- a CDS encoding DNA translocase FtsK 4TM domain-containing protein, with protein MLIAVGVVMLLALAMGNAGAVGQALKDAAYTVFGRVAWVVPFALAAMGVAFIRGRQAMQITRVSIGIGLLFLCIVGFFARSLHGDWFDHATVVASGGYVGGAVAWALNWALGGASMVGLGALGMIGIVLCREFPLRDFFERFQLQPIAGRGQSEVRVTGREAPDKAVVVNRERMARPSNAAAEPDDETPPTQRLQTRRMPKMTEAVPPTSLTQNSTPEPKEGYTLPPMTLLAMPPSRPKRSAEEMQRNIETLEDTLDQFGIEANVVEVATGPTITRYEIQLGAGVRVGRITALADNIAMNLAARSVRVEAPIPGKAAIGVEVPTTQPSMVSLREVCSSPEFLDHKSRLAFALGQDVAGANRYADLTKMPHLLIGGATNSGKSIGLATIITSLLVRNTPKDLRMVMIDPKRVELSLFDGIPHLMCPVVKDVKEAPGVLRAVWREMDIRYDLFSEKGVRNIEGWNAKASFADRMPYIVVVIDELADMMIQAKAEVETSIVRLAQLARAVGIHLVIATQRPSVDVITGLIKANVPSRIAFAVSSQIDSRTILDSSGAEDLVGKGDMLFLPIDADKPVRMQGCYVSEQEIEDVCKHWKEQELPNYVLKPITVESTSAGGEDGGSGGDLDPLFGDAVRWVVERGQASTSMLQRRFSIGFQRASRLLDLMEEKGIVGPRDGPRPRDVRIDVRDVEGVLGGQGVAFDGPDLGFMDEEAEGEEREPF; from the coding sequence GTGCTGATTGCGGTTGGCGTGGTGATGTTGCTAGCGCTGGCCATGGGCAACGCAGGCGCGGTGGGGCAAGCCCTTAAAGATGCCGCGTACACGGTGTTTGGCCGAGTCGCTTGGGTGGTGCCGTTTGCGCTCGCCGCCATGGGAGTCGCGTTCATTCGCGGACGCCAAGCCATGCAGATCACCAGGGTCAGCATCGGCATCGGCCTGTTGTTCCTGTGCATCGTCGGGTTCTTTGCCCGGTCACTTCACGGCGATTGGTTTGACCACGCGACAGTGGTCGCCTCGGGCGGCTATGTCGGCGGCGCGGTGGCCTGGGCGCTCAATTGGGCGCTGGGCGGGGCCAGCATGGTGGGGCTCGGCGCGCTCGGCATGATCGGTATCGTGCTGTGCCGCGAGTTTCCGCTGCGCGACTTTTTCGAACGATTTCAGCTGCAACCCATCGCGGGTCGTGGCCAAAGCGAAGTGCGCGTGACCGGTCGCGAAGCCCCGGATAAAGCGGTGGTCGTCAACCGCGAACGCATGGCTCGACCCAGCAACGCCGCCGCCGAGCCGGACGACGAAACTCCGCCAACCCAGCGATTGCAAACCCGGCGCATGCCCAAGATGACCGAGGCGGTGCCGCCGACGAGCCTCACCCAGAATTCCACGCCCGAACCCAAGGAGGGCTACACGTTGCCTCCAATGACGCTGCTGGCGATGCCTCCGAGTCGGCCCAAGCGCAGCGCCGAAGAGATGCAGCGCAACATCGAGACCCTCGAAGACACGCTCGACCAGTTCGGGATTGAAGCGAACGTGGTCGAAGTCGCGACCGGTCCGACCATTACTCGCTACGAGATTCAGCTTGGTGCGGGCGTGCGCGTGGGTCGCATCACCGCGCTCGCCGACAACATCGCCATGAATCTGGCCGCGCGCTCGGTGCGCGTCGAAGCCCCGATTCCAGGCAAGGCCGCCATTGGCGTGGAAGTGCCCACGACCCAGCCGAGCATGGTCAGCCTGCGCGAGGTGTGCAGTTCGCCAGAATTTCTCGACCACAAGTCGCGCCTTGCTTTTGCCCTCGGGCAGGATGTCGCGGGTGCGAATCGCTACGCGGACCTCACTAAGATGCCTCACCTGCTGATTGGCGGAGCCACCAATAGCGGCAAATCCATTGGCTTGGCGACGATCATCACGAGCCTGCTGGTCCGAAATACGCCGAAGGACCTGCGCATGGTGATGATCGACCCGAAGCGCGTCGAACTCTCGCTGTTCGACGGGATTCCGCACCTGATGTGCCCGGTCGTCAAGGACGTTAAGGAAGCGCCCGGCGTGCTCCGCGCGGTTTGGCGCGAGATGGACATTCGCTACGATCTGTTCAGCGAGAAGGGCGTCCGCAACATTGAGGGCTGGAACGCCAAGGCGAGCTTCGCCGACCGCATGCCCTACATCGTGGTGGTCATTGACGAGCTTGCCGACATGATGATTCAGGCGAAAGCCGAAGTGGAAACCAGCATTGTGCGCCTGGCGCAGCTGGCCCGCGCGGTGGGCATTCACCTGGTGATCGCCACTCAGCGACCCTCAGTGGACGTCATTACCGGCCTCATTAAGGCCAACGTGCCCTCGCGGATCGCGTTTGCGGTGTCGTCGCAGATTGACTCGCGGACGATTTTGGATAGCTCGGGCGCCGAAGATTTGGTAGGCAAGGGCGACATGCTGTTCCTGCCGATTGACGCCGACAAGCCCGTGCGGATGCAGGGCTGCTACGTCAGCGAACAGGAAATCGAAGACGTTTGCAAGCACTGGAAGGAGCAAGAACTGCCCAACTACGTCCTGAAGCCGATCACGGTGGAGTCCACGAGCGCGGGCGGCGAAGATGGCGGCTCCGGCGGCGACCTCGACCCGCTGTTTGGCGATGCTGTGCGGTGGGTGGTCGAGCGCGGCCAAGCCTCCACGTCCATGCTGCAACGCCGATTTAGCATCGGGTTCCAACGCGCCTCGCGGCTGCTGGACCTGATGGAAGAAAAGGGCATCGTCGGCCCGCGCGACGGACCGCGGCCGCGCGATGTGCGCATTGATGTGCGCGACGTCGAAGGCGTGCTCGGCGGGCAAGGTGTAGCTTTCGACGGCCCCGACCTTGGGTTTATGGACGAGGAAGCCGAAGGTGAGGAACGTGAACCGTTCTGA
- a CDS encoding enoyl-ACP reductase produces MLLQGKKGLVLNVTNKNSIGWGIAEAARAHGAEVGIGAQNADMVSRVERLIDGQDGYKIFTVDFQNADDMRRLKEEVVATYGKIDFLVHSAAFAKKEDLQGRFIDTSFDGFQLAMDVSVYSLVSLCQLLEDVINDDGSVITLSYLGSVRAVGNYNVMGVAKAALESSIRYLSQDLGVRGIRVNTLSPGPINTISARGVKDLMSMVTYVQDKAPLKREYGQEECGGNAVYLLSDLSRGVTGQVVYVDSGYNIVGM; encoded by the coding sequence ATGCTACTCCAAGGCAAGAAGGGCTTGGTGCTCAACGTCACCAACAAAAATTCGATCGGCTGGGGCATTGCCGAAGCGGCCCGCGCGCATGGCGCGGAAGTGGGCATTGGCGCTCAAAACGCGGACATGGTGAGCCGCGTGGAGCGATTGATCGACGGGCAGGATGGCTACAAGATTTTCACGGTTGACTTTCAGAACGCCGACGATATGCGTCGCTTGAAAGAAGAAGTTGTGGCGACGTATGGCAAGATCGACTTTTTGGTCCACTCGGCGGCGTTTGCCAAAAAGGAGGACCTGCAGGGCCGGTTCATCGACACGAGTTTCGACGGGTTTCAACTGGCGATGGACGTCAGCGTGTATTCGCTGGTGAGCCTTTGTCAGCTGTTGGAGGACGTGATCAACGACGATGGCAGCGTGATTACCCTGAGCTACTTGGGTAGCGTACGCGCTGTGGGCAACTACAACGTGATGGGTGTGGCAAAGGCGGCCTTGGAAAGCTCGATTCGCTACTTGTCGCAAGACCTTGGCGTGCGCGGCATCCGCGTCAACACGCTCTCGCCGGGGCCGATCAACACGATTTCGGCGCGCGGCGTGAAGGACCTCATGTCCATGGTGACCTACGTTCAGGACAAGGCGCCGCTCAAGCGCGAGTACGGCCAAGAAGAGTGCGGCGGCAACGCGGTGTATCTGCTGAGCGACCTCTCGCGCGGGGTCACGGGGCAGGTGGTCTACGTGGATTCGGGCTACAACATCGTGGGCATGTAA
- a CDS encoding 1-acyl-sn-glycerol-3-phosphate acyltransferase, whose amino-acid sequence MNPFVLAFGRVFGTIVTFVLGPLRSIHEERLPRGGLLIVSNHLSDCDPAFAYIGARRHVTFMAKSELFEMKSIGWFIRAFGAFPVRRGAPDRAALKKAIDYLGQGQTVGIFPEGRLSEDGKLQPLLSGVALIISRAQVPVVCCGLQNTNRVIPYGSMIPRPAFRWVWARFGRVQRFAPEATNEEIMAWLESELRRLTGQ is encoded by the coding sequence TTGAACCCGTTTGTGTTAGCGTTTGGCCGAGTGTTCGGCACCATTGTCACGTTCGTGCTCGGGCCGCTGCGCTCGATTCATGAAGAGCGGTTGCCGCGCGGCGGGCTTCTCATCGTCTCCAACCACCTCTCGGATTGCGACCCGGCTTTTGCTTACATCGGCGCGCGGCGACACGTGACCTTCATGGCCAAGAGCGAGCTGTTCGAAATGAAGTCCATCGGCTGGTTCATCCGCGCCTTTGGCGCGTTCCCGGTGCGGCGCGGGGCGCCCGATCGGGCCGCGCTAAAGAAGGCGATTGACTACCTTGGCCAGGGCCAAACGGTGGGGATTTTCCCCGAGGGCCGCCTAAGCGAAGATGGCAAACTGCAGCCGCTGCTAAGCGGGGTCGCGCTGATTATCAGCCGCGCGCAGGTGCCGGTGGTGTGCTGTGGTTTGCAGAACACGAACCGCGTGATCCCCTACGGCAGCATGATTCCGCGGCCCGCGTTCCGGTGGGTCTGGGCGCGGTTTGGGCGCGTGCAACGCTTCGCGCCCGAAGCCACAAACGAGGAGATCATGGCTTGGCTGGAAAGCGAACTGCGCCGCTTAACCGGGCAATAA